The nucleotide sequence AAGATTAAAGTAGCCGATCTGCTTTCTAAGCGACGCTCCCGTTCGGTTGCCCGTCCAAGACAGCTGGCGATGGCTCTGGCTAAAGAGCTGACCAACCACAGCTTACCTGAAATTGGTGATGCATTTGGTGGCCGCGACCATACAACGGTTCTGCATGCTTGTCGTAAGATAGAGCAGTTAAGGGAAGAGAGTCACGATATTAAAGAAGACTACTCGAACCTGATCCGAACGCTTTCCTCTTAACTCAGTGACTTGTTGATATCAAAGAGATCAATATGAAATTTACCATCGAACGTAATCATCTTATTAAACCTCTGCAACAAGTATCCGGCGCGCTGGGCGGACGTCCAACGCTGCCTATTCTCGGTAATCTGCTTTTAAAAGTGGAAGAGGGCACTTTGTCACTGACTGCCACCGATCTTGAAGTCGAGCTGATTGCCAGAATTGCTCTGGAAGGCGACTTTGAAACCGGTAGTGTTACCGTTCCTTCCCGTAAGTTTTTAGATATTTGCCGTGGCCTGCCGGATGATTCTGTAATTACAGTTGTTCTGGAAGGCGAGCGTGTGATTGTTCGTTCCGGAAGAAGCCGCTTTACCTTAGCGACACTTCCTGCTGCTGATTTCCCGAATATTGAAGACTGGCAGAGTGAAATCGAGATTACACTTTCTCAGGCTGAACTGCGCTCCATTATTGAGAAAACCCAGTTTTCCATGGCAAACCAGGATGTTCGTTACTATCTGAATGGTATGCTGTTTGAGGTGGATGACACGACATTGCGTGCCGTTGCCACTGACGGTCACCGTATGGCTGTGGCGCAGACTGCGCTTGGTGCTGCGTTTGAAAAGCAGCAGGTGATTGTTCCGCGTAAAGGTATTCAGGAACTGGTTAAATTGCTGGATGCTCCGGAAAATCCGGTGACGCTTCAGATTGGTCAGTCAAATGTTCGTGCAGATGTGAACAACTTTACCTATACCTCTAAGCTGGTTGACGGCCGCTTCCCTGACTATCGCCGGGTGATGCCGCAAAGCACCACCAAAACTCTGGAAGCAGGTTGTGACGAATTAAGACAAGCCTTTTCCCGTGCTGCAATCCTGTCCAATGAAAAATTCCGCGGTGTCAGAATTAATATGACCGGCACTGAAATGCGTATTACCGCAAACAACCCTGAGCAGGAAGAAGCAGAAGAGATGCTGGATGTCAGTTTCCAGGGTGAGGATATCGAGATCGGCTTCAATGTGAGTTATGTACTCGATGTGCTTAATACGCTAAAGTGCGAGCAGGTAAGAATTTCAATGTCTGACGCTAATGCGAGTGCGCTTATTGAGAATGCGCAGGATGACAGTGCCATGTATGTGGTGATGCCGATTCGACTGTAAGCTGCAATGCCGTTAAAGCGTCTTATTGTTCAGCAGTTCAGAAATATTAAAGCCTGTGATATT is from Vibrio sp. JC009 and encodes:
- the dnaN gene encoding DNA polymerase III subunit beta, coding for MKFTIERNHLIKPLQQVSGALGGRPTLPILGNLLLKVEEGTLSLTATDLEVELIARIALEGDFETGSVTVPSRKFLDICRGLPDDSVITVVLEGERVIVRSGRSRFTLATLPAADFPNIEDWQSEIEITLSQAELRSIIEKTQFSMANQDVRYYLNGMLFEVDDTTLRAVATDGHRMAVAQTALGAAFEKQQVIVPRKGIQELVKLLDAPENPVTLQIGQSNVRADVNNFTYTSKLVDGRFPDYRRVMPQSTTKTLEAGCDELRQAFSRAAILSNEKFRGVRINMTGTEMRITANNPEQEEAEEMLDVSFQGEDIEIGFNVSYVLDVLNTLKCEQVRISMSDANASALIENAQDDSAMYVVMPIRL